One Clarias gariepinus isolate MV-2021 ecotype Netherlands chromosome 5, CGAR_prim_01v2, whole genome shotgun sequence genomic region harbors:
- the LOC128524368 gene encoding interleukin-10 receptor subunit beta-like, with amino-acid sequence MILTLITCILFCSGTVFTDEVPPPQNVTIKSQNLYLVLEWDPPLTSTGKDLNFTAEYKSWNSFQTVCANVLIPSCDFTNEVTPYGTYTFRVRTELNGNSSDWVEIKSDSLEKITVISAPDVKLQSRRGKMEVDIIEPVLHKSTLKDVYTNINYRIRYWTEGKTDKVEVDSDQSRVMLMKLLPETRYCMQVEIVLDYSKYSLPSNITCEMNSASDEVELWLIAVVLFVSFMVTLISVLMIFLAVWFGYKGVRFLYPQANLPEHFKQYLSERPSTSILLAMQNSAQPKELYHEFSIITAQEILLDPKQKESLNPALTSETKDVHSEQEENQAVDAVKEPLLQ; translated from the exons ATGATTTTAACACTAATAACCTGTATATTGTTCTGTTCCGGGACTGTTTTTACAG ATGAAGTTCCTCCTCCTCAGAATGTGACGATAAAATCACAGAACCTTTATCTGGTTTTGGAATGGGATCCACCACTGACCAGCACTGGGAAAGACTTGAATTTTACAGCTGAGTACAA GTCATGGAATTCGTTTCAGACCGTTTGCGCGAACGTTTTAATACCGAGCTGCGATTTCACCAATGAAGTCACCCCTTATGGAACATACACATTTCGTGTACGAACAGAACTGAATGGAAATAGCTCAGATTGGGTCGAAATTAAGAGTGATTCTTTGGAAAAAATCA CTGTTATTAGTGCTCCAGATGTGAAGCTACAGAGCAGAAGAGGGAAAATGGAGGTTGACATTATCGAACCTGTCCTTCACAAAAGCACGCTTAAGGATGTTTATACGAACATTAACTATCGCATTCGTTATTGGACTGAAGGAAAGACGGATAAG GTTGAGGTGGACTCGGACCAGAGCAGAGTGATGCTCATGAAGCTTTTACCAGAAACGCGCTACTGCATGCAAGTGGAGATTGTTTTGGATTATTCGAAATACAGCCTACCGAGTAACATAACCTGTGAAATGAACTCTGCCAGTG ATGAGGTGGAGTTGTGGCTGATAGCAGTGGTGCTGTTCGTCAGTTTCATGGTCACACTGATTTCGGTCCTGATgattttcctggctgtgtggtTCGGCTACAAGGGAGTCCGATTTCTCTACCCGCAGGCCAACCTGCCCGAGCACTTTAaacag tACCTGTCAGAGCGTCCAAGTACATCCATCCTGCTGGCCATGCAGAACAGCGCGCAGCCTAAAGAGCTTTACCATGAGTTCAGCATCATCACTGCTCAAGAGATTCTTCTTGACCCAAAGCAGAAAGAAAGCTTAAACCCAGCTCTTACTTCAGAAACAAAGGATGTTCATTCTGAGCAAGAGGAAAATCAGGCAGTAGATGCAGTCAAGGAGCCTCTTTTGCAATAA
- the LOC128524606 gene encoding interferon alpha/beta receptor 2-like — MICSRQQGRLRVWMIVFFLTQEVHSSLPPPQNVAIVSFNMEHKLTWRPGPGTEADTHFRVQSCSMKTKIWSSVRNCSDLQIGESCDLTKCFKEMYGLYQARVQAFIQDQESNWTTSRLFTPLLDTTLGPPVVSLTGCGNCLLLKLSLPHGVEQNLSPVKYFYQAYTVSVTRTRDKAQFTVMASNGENLINYLEPGVEYCITVTAVRFRKPMPPSDSQCAYTSPQTINMVVVFLSALCSIFLLVLLLCAALIYTGQLHNLHALVPRALLSFLWKVRNT, encoded by the exons ATGATTTGCTCACGACAGCAGGGGAGACTGAGAGTGTGGatgattgttttctttttaacacaGGAAG TGCACTCGTCACTTCCACCTCCCCAAAATGTGGCAATTGTCTCCTTTAACATGGAGCACAAGCTCACGTGGAGACCAGGTCCTGGCACAGAAGCCGATACACACTTCAGAGTGCAGAGCTGTAGTATGAA GACAAAGATCTGGAGTTCAGTGAGGAACTGTTCCGACTTACAAATTGGTGAGTCATGTGATTTGACCAAATGCTTCAAAGAAATGTACGGCCTTTATCAAGCCCGAGTGCAAGCGTTCATTCAGGACCAGGAATCCAACTGGACCACATCGAGACTCTTTACTCCCCTGCTGGACA CAACTCTGGGTCCTCCGGTTGTGTCACTAACCGGCTGTGGAAACTGCCTCCTCCTGAAACTCAGTCTGCCACACGGTGTGGAGCAAAATCTTTCCCCGGTGAAATATTTTTATCAAGCGTACACTGTCAGTGTGACTAGAACTAGAGACAAAGCGCAG TTTACAGTTATGGCATCAAATGGAGAGAATTTGATCAACTACCTGGAGCCGGGAGTGGAGTACTGCATTACAGTCACTGCAGTGAGGTTCAGAAAACCCATGCCTCCTTCTGACTCTCAGTGCGCCTACACAAGTCCGCAGACGATCAACATGG TGGTGGTGTTTCTGAGTGCACTGTGCTCAATCTTCCTCTTGGTGTTACTCCTGTGTGCAGCTCTGATCTACACCGGCCAGCTCCATAACCTCCACGCACTGGTCCCAAGGGCTTTATTGAGTTTCTTATGGAAAGTGAGAAACACGTGA